One window of Microbacterium sp. 1S1 genomic DNA carries:
- the deoC gene encoding deoxyribose-phosphate aldolase: protein MTTTELSRRTAVDVLGGEPDDATLRRFLHGLPGVDAVGLEQRAAGLGTRSIKTTSKAWALDTIIKLIDLTTLEGADTPGKVRSLVAKAKNPDAADPSTPRVAAVCVYGDMVGDAVAALGGLHGDPDDGLISVAAVATAFPSGRSSLAIKLADTAEAVAAGADEIDMVIDRGAFLSGRYGLVFDQIAQVKEACRREDGSYASLKVILETGELNTYDNIKRASWLAILAGGDFIKTSTGKVQPAATLPTTLLMLETVRDWYRGTGERIGVKPAGGIRSSKDAVKYLVTVAETVGEEWLQPHLFRFGASSLLNDVLLQRQKLTTGHYSGPDYVTID from the coding sequence GTGACGACGACAGAACTCAGCCGCAGGACGGCGGTGGACGTCCTCGGCGGTGAGCCGGACGACGCCACCCTCCGCCGCTTCCTGCACGGCCTCCCCGGCGTGGACGCCGTCGGGCTGGAGCAGCGCGCTGCCGGCCTCGGCACGCGCTCCATCAAGACGACGTCGAAAGCCTGGGCGCTCGACACGATCATCAAGCTGATCGACCTGACCACGCTGGAAGGTGCGGACACGCCAGGCAAGGTGCGCTCCCTCGTCGCTAAGGCGAAGAACCCCGATGCCGCCGACCCCTCGACCCCCCGCGTCGCCGCGGTCTGCGTCTACGGCGACATGGTCGGCGACGCGGTCGCGGCTCTCGGCGGCCTGCACGGCGACCCCGACGACGGCCTCATCTCCGTCGCCGCCGTGGCCACCGCCTTCCCGAGCGGACGGTCCTCCCTGGCGATCAAGCTCGCCGACACCGCGGAAGCGGTCGCGGCCGGTGCGGACGAGATCGACATGGTCATCGACCGCGGCGCGTTCCTGTCCGGCCGTTACGGGCTGGTGTTCGACCAGATCGCCCAGGTCAAGGAAGCGTGCCGCCGCGAGGACGGTTCGTACGCCTCCCTCAAGGTGATCCTCGAGACCGGGGAGCTCAACACCTACGACAACATCAAGCGCGCCTCCTGGCTGGCCATCCTCGCCGGGGGCGACTTCATCAAGACCTCGACGGGCAAGGTCCAGCCGGCGGCGACGTTGCCGACCACCCTGCTCATGCTGGAGACCGTGCGTGACTGGTATCGCGGGACGGGGGAGCGCATCGGCGTGAAGCCCGCGGGCGGCATCCGCTCGTCCAAGGACGCGGTCAAGTACCTCGTGACCGTGGCCGAGACCGTGGGGGAGGAGTGGCTCCAGCCGCACCTGTTCCGCTTCGGCGCCTCGAGCCTGCTCAACGACGTGCTTCTGCAGCGTCAGAAGCTCACCACCGGCCATTACTCCGGCCCCGACTACGTCACGATCGACTAG
- a CDS encoding sugar-binding transcriptional regulator codes for MEEDLLMVRVAELYYDEDKTQDEIGGLLKISRWKVGRLLTQARQRGIVRIEIVHPRARRLGLERELVERFGLSDAVVVPSPEGDEGTLERVAQAAADFLTALRPVPRTLGVSWGKTLRAVAEALPDGWAHGVTVVQLNGGVSLNRRSGGAAGLAVTIAQRASGQVSLLPSPAILEHVETKQAIEGDRTVAAVLEEAADAQAFLFTAGPCDATSAHVENGYLTATDVEELARRGAVGDVLGRYVDAEGNIVDPQLDARTVGVALDRLRGAARAIFVTAGPAKHDIARTVVTSGLCGVLVTDETTARALLEEQ; via the coding sequence GTGGAAGAAGATCTGCTCATGGTCCGAGTCGCCGAGCTGTATTACGACGAGGACAAGACGCAGGACGAGATCGGCGGCCTCCTGAAGATCTCCCGCTGGAAGGTCGGGCGCCTGCTCACGCAGGCCCGTCAACGCGGCATCGTCCGGATCGAGATCGTCCATCCGCGCGCCCGTCGGCTCGGCCTCGAACGCGAGCTCGTGGAGCGCTTCGGGCTCTCCGATGCCGTGGTCGTCCCGTCGCCCGAGGGCGATGAGGGGACTCTCGAGCGGGTGGCTCAGGCCGCCGCGGATTTCCTGACCGCGCTCCGTCCCGTCCCTCGTACCCTCGGGGTGAGCTGGGGCAAGACGCTCCGCGCCGTCGCCGAGGCCCTGCCCGACGGCTGGGCGCATGGCGTCACGGTCGTCCAGCTCAACGGCGGTGTGAGCCTCAACCGACGCTCGGGAGGGGCCGCGGGACTCGCGGTGACCATCGCCCAGCGCGCCTCCGGCCAGGTCTCGCTGCTGCCGAGCCCGGCGATCCTGGAGCACGTCGAGACGAAGCAGGCGATCGAAGGCGACCGCACCGTCGCAGCCGTGCTGGAGGAAGCCGCCGACGCCCAGGCTTTCCTGTTCACCGCCGGCCCGTGCGACGCGACCTCGGCCCACGTGGAGAACGGCTATCTGACCGCCACCGACGTCGAGGAACTCGCGCGCCGCGGCGCCGTCGGAGATGTCCTCGGGCGCTATGTCGATGCCGAGGGCAACATCGTCGACCCGCAGCTGGACGCGCGCACGGTCGGCGTCGCGCTCGACCGCCTGCGCGGTGCCGCGCGGGCCATCTTCGTGACGGCGGGTCCCGCCAAGCACGACATCGCGCGCACGGTCGTGACCAGCGGCCTGTGCGGGGTCCTGGTGACCGATGAGACCACAGCACGAGCATTGTTGGAGGAACAGTGA
- a CDS encoding ATP-dependent Clp protease proteolytic subunit: MYTPTFQSAGNLPSSRYVLPQFEERTAYGFKRQDPYNKLFEDRVIFLGVQVDDASADDVMAQLLVLESQDSERDITMYINSPGGSFTAMTAIYDTMQYVAPQIQTVVLGQAASAASVLLAAGAPGKRLALPNARVLMHQPAMGEAGHGQASDIEIQAAEILRMRTWLEETMARHTGKPVEQVNRDIDRDKILSANEALEYGIVDQVLTSRKRA; this comes from the coding sequence ATGTACACACCCACGTTCCAGTCCGCCGGAAACCTGCCCTCCAGCCGGTATGTGCTGCCGCAGTTCGAAGAGCGCACCGCCTACGGCTTCAAGCGTCAGGACCCGTACAACAAGCTGTTCGAAGACCGCGTGATCTTCCTCGGCGTGCAGGTCGACGACGCGTCCGCCGACGACGTCATGGCGCAGCTCCTCGTCCTGGAGAGCCAGGATTCCGAGCGCGACATCACCATGTACATCAACTCGCCCGGTGGCTCGTTCACCGCGATGACGGCGATCTACGACACGATGCAGTACGTCGCGCCGCAGATCCAGACCGTCGTGCTCGGCCAGGCGGCCTCGGCCGCCTCCGTGCTGCTCGCGGCCGGCGCGCCCGGCAAGCGTCTCGCGCTGCCGAACGCCCGCGTGCTGATGCACCAGCCGGCGATGGGGGAGGCCGGTCACGGTCAGGCCTCCGACATCGAGATCCAGGCGGCGGAGATCCTCCGCATGCGCACCTGGCTGGAGGAGACCATGGCTCGTCACACCGGTAAGCCGGTCGAGCAGGTCAACCGCGACATCGATCGCGACAAGATCCTCTCGGCCAATGAGGCGCTCGAGTACGGCATCGTCGACCAGGTGCTGACCTCGCGCAAGCGCGCATAG
- a CDS encoding ATP-dependent Clp protease proteolytic subunit, whose product MAEPLVATSVFDRLLKDRIIWLGSEVRDDNANEICAKILLLAAEDSEKDIYLYINSPGGSITAGMAIYDTMQFVPNDIVTVGIGMAASMGQLLLTSGTKGKRYITPNARVLLHQPHGGFGGTASDIQTQAQLILSMKKRLAEITAAQTGKPVEQINADGDRDRWFTAEEALEYGFVDHIREHASDVTGGGGTGVE is encoded by the coding sequence ATGGCTGAACCCCTCGTCGCGACAAGCGTCTTCGACAGGTTGCTGAAGGACCGCATCATCTGGCTCGGCTCGGAGGTGCGAGACGACAACGCCAACGAGATCTGCGCGAAGATCCTCCTTCTCGCCGCCGAAGACTCCGAGAAGGACATCTACCTCTACATCAACTCGCCCGGCGGCTCGATCACCGCGGGCATGGCGATCTACGACACGATGCAGTTCGTGCCGAACGACATCGTCACCGTCGGTATCGGCATGGCGGCCTCGATGGGCCAGCTGCTGCTGACGAGCGGCACCAAGGGTAAGCGCTACATCACCCCGAACGCCCGCGTGCTGCTGCACCAGCCCCACGGCGGCTTCGGCGGCACCGCGAGCGACATCCAGACGCAGGCGCAGCTCATCCTGTCGATGAAGAAGCGTCTCGCCGAGATCACCGCCGCCCAGACCGGCAAGCCCGTCGAGCAGATCAACGCCGACGGCGACCGCGACCGCTGGTTCACGGCGGAGGAGGCCCTCGAGTACGGCTTCGTCGACCACATCCGCGAGCACGCCAGCGACGTCACCGGCGGCGGCGGCACGGGCGTCGAGTAA
- a CDS encoding tetratricopeptide repeat protein has product MTSWDDRIDRVWAEASGEEVGDETIARIDALAAERGPDDARAEFERAGARDSAGRPAEAVELYRRALALGLDEEHRPQCVIQLASSLRNLGDYDEALRVIRAEEERSADGPYRDAVAVVHALILASAGRPAQGLSVAILALVPHLPRYHRSMTAYAHEIAGGDT; this is encoded by the coding sequence ATGACGAGCTGGGACGACCGCATCGATCGGGTGTGGGCGGAGGCGTCAGGGGAAGAGGTCGGCGACGAGACGATCGCGCGCATCGACGCCCTCGCGGCCGAGCGGGGCCCGGACGACGCTCGGGCTGAGTTCGAGCGCGCCGGCGCGCGCGACTCCGCGGGCCGCCCGGCGGAGGCCGTGGAGTTGTACCGTCGCGCCCTGGCGCTCGGCCTCGACGAGGAACATCGCCCGCAATGCGTGATCCAACTCGCGAGCTCGCTGCGCAACCTGGGCGACTACGACGAGGCGCTGCGGGTGATCCGCGCCGAGGAGGAGCGGTCAGCGGACGGACCCTATCGCGACGCGGTCGCGGTCGTGCACGCGCTCATCCTCGCCAGCGCCGGGCGACCGGCGCAGGGCCTGTCGGTCGCCATCCTCGCCCTCGTCCCGCACCTCCCGCGCTACCACCGCTCGATGACCGCATACGCCCACGAGATCGCGGGCGGCGACACCTGA
- the tig gene encoding trigger factor: protein MANSTVEKLTPTRVKLTITVTPDDLKPSIAHAYEHIAQDVQIPGFRKGKVPAPIIDQRIGRGAVIEHAVNEGLDKFFREATTEHKLRIVGRPSAEITQWPNEKDFSGDLLVDVEVDVRPEIELPDYEGITLEVDAVEADEAALDAELENMRARFGTLIPVDRPAAKGDFVELDLVATIDGAEIDRAEGVSYEIGSGELLEGIDDAIESLTAGEDTTFRSALVGGDHAGKEAEVSVTVKAVKERELPEADDEFAQIASEFDTIAELRDSLRERVEQQGVFTQGSAARDKLVETLLAQIDIPVPPQLIEDEVHNHLEGEGRLEDDVHRAEVTEASEKQFRTQVLLDTIAEQADVQVSQEELSQYLIQSAAQYGMAPQEFVEALQSSNQLPALVGEVARNKALAIALGKVKVVDTNGKAVDLSDFVVTDDETEDEGEKAAETEEKPAAKKKAPAKKAAATKDADADEKPAAEKKPAAKKPAAKKAPAKKDADTAE, encoded by the coding sequence ATGGCGAACAGCACCGTCGAGAAGCTGACCCCGACCCGGGTCAAGCTCACCATCACGGTCACCCCGGACGACCTCAAGCCGAGCATCGCGCACGCCTACGAGCACATCGCACAGGACGTCCAGATCCCCGGCTTCCGCAAGGGCAAGGTGCCGGCTCCGATCATCGACCAGCGCATCGGCCGCGGTGCCGTCATCGAGCACGCCGTCAACGAAGGCCTGGACAAGTTCTTCCGTGAGGCGACCACCGAGCACAAGCTCCGCATCGTCGGCCGCCCGTCGGCCGAGATCACGCAGTGGCCGAACGAGAAGGACTTCTCGGGCGACCTCCTGGTCGACGTCGAGGTCGACGTGCGCCCGGAGATCGAGCTCCCGGACTACGAGGGCATCACCCTCGAGGTCGACGCCGTGGAGGCCGACGAGGCCGCCCTGGATGCCGAGCTGGAGAACATGCGCGCCCGCTTCGGCACGCTCATCCCCGTCGACCGCCCCGCGGCCAAGGGCGACTTCGTCGAGCTGGACCTCGTCGCCACCATCGACGGCGCCGAGATCGACCGCGCCGAGGGTGTCTCATACGAGATCGGCTCCGGCGAGCTCCTCGAGGGCATCGACGACGCGATCGAGTCGCTCACCGCCGGTGAGGACACCACCTTCCGCTCCGCCCTCGTCGGCGGCGACCACGCCGGCAAGGAGGCGGAGGTCTCCGTCACCGTCAAGGCCGTCAAGGAGCGCGAGCTCCCCGAGGCCGACGACGAGTTCGCCCAGATCGCGAGCGAGTTCGACACGATCGCCGAGCTGCGCGACAGCCTGCGCGAGCGCGTCGAGCAGCAGGGTGTCTTCACGCAGGGCTCCGCCGCCCGCGACAAGCTCGTCGAGACGCTGCTCGCGCAGATCGACATCCCGGTCCCGCCGCAGCTCATCGAGGACGAGGTGCACAACCACCTCGAGGGTGAGGGTCGTCTCGAGGATGACGTGCACCGCGCCGAGGTGACCGAGGCCAGCGAGAAGCAGTTCCGCACGCAGGTGCTGCTCGACACGATCGCCGAGCAGGCCGACGTGCAGGTCTCGCAGGAGGAGCTCTCGCAGTACCTCATCCAGTCCGCCGCGCAGTACGGCATGGCGCCGCAGGAGTTCGTCGAGGCGCTGCAGTCCTCGAACCAGCTCCCCGCGCTGGTCGGAGAGGTCGCCCGTAACAAGGCGCTCGCGATCGCGCTGGGCAAGGTCAAGGTCGTGGACACGAACGGCAAGGCCGTCGACCTCTCCGACTTCGTCGTGACCGACGACGAGACCGAGGACGAGGGCGAGAAGGCCGCCGAGACCGAGGAGAAGCCGGCCGCGAAGAAGAAGGCGCCTGCCAAGAAGGCGGCCGCCACGAAGGACGCCGACGCGGACGAGAAGCCCGCTGCCGAGAAGAAGCCGGCCGCCAAGAAGCCGGCGGCGAAGAAGGCTCCGGCCAAGAAGGACGCCGACACGGCCGAGTGA
- a CDS encoding GNAT family N-acetyltransferase encodes MAGVTVRTMTADEFDEWMGEVARAYAHEQVAAGRWPADGAMERARSDNARMLPQGPNTPRMLVLRGLDAGGRAIGRAWVGLDHPRGAPGVAFLYDIEVEAGRRGEGLGRGLLAAVEGAARAAGATALELNVFGGNRPAIRMYETAGYEVVTQQMRKPL; translated from the coding sequence ATGGCGGGCGTGACGGTGCGGACGATGACGGCGGACGAGTTCGACGAATGGATGGGCGAGGTCGCGCGCGCGTACGCGCACGAGCAGGTCGCCGCAGGGCGCTGGCCCGCGGACGGCGCGATGGAGCGGGCCCGCTCGGACAACGCGCGCATGCTGCCGCAAGGGCCGAACACGCCACGCATGCTCGTGCTCCGCGGACTCGATGCGGGCGGGCGGGCCATCGGCCGCGCCTGGGTGGGGCTCGATCATCCGCGCGGTGCTCCCGGGGTGGCGTTCCTCTACGACATCGAGGTGGAGGCCGGCCGACGTGGCGAGGGACTGGGGCGCGGTCTGCTCGCGGCGGTGGAGGGCGCAGCACGGGCGGCGGGCGCGACAGCGCTCGAGCTCAATGTCTTCGGCGGGAACCGGCCGGCGATCAGGATGTACGAGACGGCGGGGTACGAGGTCGTCACGCAGCAGATGCGGAAGCCCCTCTGA
- a CDS encoding RNA polymerase-binding protein RbpA, with product MATGGNAIRGTRVGSGPMGEQDHGYHADRIAVSYWDGLGNETVRYFAAGLPEEEIPEIIDHPQSGLPAGRDKENPPAVAKAEPYKTHLAYVKERRTDEEAVQLLEDALTQLRERRGQ from the coding sequence ATGGCTACCGGTGGAAACGCTATCCGCGGTACCCGTGTCGGTTCTGGTCCTATGGGGGAGCAGGACCACGGCTACCATGCCGACCGCATCGCGGTGTCGTACTGGGACGGCCTCGGCAACGAGACGGTGCGGTACTTCGCCGCCGGTCTCCCCGAGGAGGAGATCCCGGAGATCATCGACCACCCGCAGTCCGGTCTCCCGGCCGGCCGCGACAAGGAGAACCCTCCGGCGGTCGCCAAGGCCGAGCCGTACAAGACACACCTCGCCTACGTGAAGGAGCGTCGGACGGACGAAGAGGCTGTCCAGCTCCTGGAGGACGCCCTCACTCAGCTCCGCGAGCGTCGGGGGCAGTGA
- the secG gene encoding preprotein translocase subunit SecG, translating to MAILEFVLQVVLGITSVLLTLLILLHKGRGGGLSDMFGGGMTTAVGSSGLAERNLNRFTVVLALTWFVAIVALGLITKFEVI from the coding sequence GTGGCAATTCTCGAGTTTGTCCTGCAGGTCGTGCTGGGCATCACCAGCGTCCTGCTGACTCTCCTCATCCTCTTGCACAAGGGCCGCGGTGGCGGTCTGTCCGACATGTTCGGCGGCGGCATGACCACTGCGGTCGGCTCCTCCGGTCTCGCGGAGCGGAACCTGAACCGCTTCACCGTCGTCCTGGCGCTCACGTGGTTCGTCGCCATCGTGGCGCTCGGCCTCATCACGAAGTTCGAGGTGATCTGA
- the tpiA gene encoding triose-phosphate isomerase, translated as MGVSSRTPLIAGNWKMNLDHLQAVAFVQKLHWTLKDAKHEDGSVEVAVFPPFTDIRSVQTLIDADKIPFAFGAQDLSAHDSGAYTGEISGAFLAKLDAKYVIIGHSERREYHAESDEVVAGKVKAALKHGLAPVICVGETAEDLEKFGASAVPAGQLEAALQGVSPSADIVVAYEPVWAIGSGQAATAQQAQDVCAALRGVIAKVLGDEAAARTRILYGGSVKAANIASFMREPDVDGALVGGASLVVDEFAAIIRFEEHVGV; from the coding sequence ATGGGCGTGAGCTCCCGTACCCCGCTGATCGCGGGCAACTGGAAGATGAACCTGGACCACCTGCAGGCGGTGGCGTTCGTGCAGAAGCTGCACTGGACGCTGAAGGACGCCAAGCACGAGGACGGATCGGTCGAGGTGGCGGTGTTCCCGCCCTTCACGGACATCCGCAGTGTGCAGACGCTGATCGACGCGGACAAGATCCCGTTCGCGTTCGGCGCGCAGGACCTCTCGGCGCATGACTCCGGTGCGTACACCGGCGAGATCTCCGGGGCGTTCCTGGCGAAGCTCGACGCGAAGTACGTCATCATCGGGCACTCCGAGCGCCGCGAATACCACGCCGAGTCCGACGAGGTCGTGGCCGGCAAGGTGAAGGCGGCCCTCAAGCACGGCCTCGCCCCCGTGATCTGCGTCGGTGAGACGGCGGAGGACCTGGAGAAGTTCGGCGCCAGCGCCGTTCCGGCCGGACAGCTCGAAGCCGCTCTGCAGGGCGTCTCGCCCTCGGCCGACATCGTCGTGGCGTACGAGCCGGTCTGGGCCATCGGCTCCGGTCAGGCGGCCACCGCGCAGCAGGCGCAGGATGTCTGCGCGGCACTCCGCGGCGTGATCGCGAAAGTCCTCGGAGACGAGGCGGCCGCCCGTACGCGCATCCTCTACGGCGGGTCGGTGAAGGCGGCGAACATCGCCAGCTTCATGCGCGAGCCCGATGTGGACGGTGCGTTGGTCGGCGGCGCGAGCCTCGTCGTTGACGAGTTCGCGGCGATCATCCGGTTCGAGGAGCACGTCGGCGTGTGA
- a CDS encoding phosphoglycerate kinase, with protein MTLRTLDSLGSLEGKRVIVRCDLNVPLRDGVITDDGRVRASLPTLKTLIDAGARVVVCSHLGRPDGAPDPQYSLEPVAQRLSELLGAPVAFAGDTVGEAAKDAVGSLENGQVVVIENLRFNPGETSKDEAERGAFAAQLAELGDVLVSDGFGVVHRKQASVYDLAKLLPSAAGLLIATELDVLDRLTENPERPYAVVLGGSKVSDKLGVISHLLPRVDRILVGGGMLFTFLKAQGHAVASSLLEEDQLDTVRGYIAEAAERGVELVLPTDVMVAASFGADADHEVAAADAIEETAFGSSGIGLDIGPETAARFAEVIRGSKTVFWNGPMGVFEFPAFAAGTKAVAQALTEVDGLSVVGGGDSAAAVRQLGFTDDQFGHISTGGGASLEFLEGKKLPGLEVLGWA; from the coding sequence ATGACTCTGCGCACCCTGGACTCACTGGGTTCGCTCGAGGGCAAGCGCGTCATCGTCCGTTGTGACCTGAACGTCCCCCTGCGGGACGGGGTCATCACGGACGATGGCCGTGTCCGCGCCTCGTTGCCGACCCTGAAGACCCTGATCGACGCGGGTGCCCGCGTCGTCGTCTGCTCGCACCTCGGTCGCCCCGACGGCGCCCCCGACCCGCAGTACAGCCTGGAGCCGGTCGCGCAGCGACTGTCCGAGCTGCTCGGCGCACCGGTCGCCTTCGCGGGCGACACGGTCGGCGAGGCTGCGAAGGACGCAGTGGGGTCCCTCGAGAACGGCCAGGTCGTCGTGATCGAGAACCTCCGATTCAACCCGGGGGAGACCTCGAAGGACGAGGCCGAGCGCGGTGCCTTCGCGGCGCAGCTCGCGGAACTGGGCGACGTGCTCGTCTCCGACGGCTTCGGCGTCGTGCACCGCAAGCAGGCGAGCGTCTACGACCTCGCGAAGCTGCTGCCGTCGGCAGCCGGCCTCCTGATCGCGACCGAGCTGGACGTGCTCGACCGCCTGACGGAGAATCCAGAGCGCCCGTACGCGGTCGTGCTCGGCGGGTCGAAGGTGAGCGACAAGCTCGGAGTCATCTCGCACCTGCTGCCGCGGGTCGACCGCATCCTCGTCGGCGGGGGCATGCTCTTCACCTTCCTGAAGGCGCAGGGGCACGCCGTGGCGTCGAGCCTCCTCGAAGAGGACCAGCTCGACACCGTCCGGGGCTACATCGCCGAGGCGGCCGAGCGCGGCGTGGAGCTCGTGCTCCCCACCGACGTGATGGTCGCCGCATCGTTCGGCGCGGACGCGGACCACGAGGTGGCTGCCGCGGACGCGATCGAGGAGACGGCGTTCGGCTCGTCGGGCATCGGCCTGGACATCGGGCCGGAGACCGCGGCGCGCTTCGCAGAGGTCATCCGCGGATCGAAGACGGTGTTCTGGAACGGCCCGATGGGCGTGTTCGAGTTCCCGGCGTTCGCTGCGGGCACCAAGGCGGTCGCGCAGGCGCTGACCGAGGTCGACGGCCTGAGCGTCGTCGGTGGCGGTGACTCCGCCGCAGCCGTCCGCCAGCTGGGATTCACCGACGACCAGTTCGGGCACATCTCGACTGGCGGCGGCGCATCCCTCGAATTCCTCGAGGGCAAGAAACTACCTGGGCTGGAGGTCCTCGGATGGGCGTGA
- the gap gene encoding type I glyceraldehyde-3-phosphate dehydrogenase, producing MSVKIGINGFGRIGRNYFRAALAQGADLEIVAVNDLTDNKTLAHLLKYDSVSGVLDAEITYDDDSITVDGKEIKAFAERDPANLPWGELGVDIVIESTGFFTNADAARKHIDAGAKKVLISAPATGDDRTIVMGVNEETYNPETDHIISNASCTTNCLAPLAKVFNDAFGIDRGFMMTAHAYTADQNLQDGPHKDLRRARAAAINITPASTGAAKAIGLVLPELNGKLSGSSYRVPVPTGSIVDLTLVTDRENLTVDEVNEAYKKAAAEGRLAGYLQYNEDPIVSSDIVHNPHSSIFDSTLTNVSGNLIKVSSWYDNEWGYSNRLVDLTEYVAERI from the coding sequence GTGTCTGTCAAGATCGGTATCAACGGCTTCGGCCGCATCGGACGCAACTACTTCCGCGCAGCTCTCGCGCAGGGAGCAGACCTTGAGATCGTCGCGGTCAACGACCTCACCGACAACAAGACCCTGGCACACCTGCTGAAGTACGACTCGGTCAGCGGTGTCCTCGACGCCGAGATCACGTACGACGACGACAGCATCACCGTCGACGGCAAGGAGATCAAGGCCTTCGCGGAGCGCGACCCCGCCAACCTCCCGTGGGGCGAGCTGGGCGTGGACATCGTCATCGAGTCGACCGGCTTCTTCACCAACGCCGACGCCGCGCGCAAGCACATCGACGCCGGCGCGAAGAAGGTCCTCATCTCGGCTCCGGCCACGGGTGACGACCGCACGATCGTCATGGGCGTGAACGAAGAGACGTACAACCCGGAGACGGACCACATCATCTCCAACGCCTCTTGCACCACGAACTGCCTCGCGCCGCTGGCCAAGGTGTTCAACGACGCCTTCGGCATCGACCGCGGCTTCATGATGACGGCCCACGCGTACACCGCGGACCAGAACCTGCAGGACGGCCCGCACAAGGACCTCCGCCGTGCCCGTGCCGCCGCGATCAACATCACGCCGGCCTCGACGGGTGCCGCGAAGGCCATCGGTCTCGTGCTGCCGGAGCTGAACGGCAAGCTCAGCGGCTCGTCCTACCGCGTGCCGGTTCCCACCGGCTCGATCGTCGATCTCACGCTCGTCACCGACCGCGAGAACCTGACGGTCGACGAGGTCAACGAGGCCTACAAGAAGGCGGCGGCCGAGGGGCGTCTCGCCGGGTACCTGCAGTACAACGAGGACCCGATCGTGTCGAGCGACATCGTGCACAACCCGCACTCGTCGATCTTCGACTCGACGCTCACCAACGTCAGCGGCAACCTGATCAAGGTCTCGAGCTGGTACGACAACGAGTGGGGCTACTCCAACCGTCTCGTCGACCTGACCGAGTACGTCGCCGAGCGCATCTGA
- a CDS encoding superoxide dismutase encodes MATYTLPDLPYDFAALEPHISGKIMELHHDKHHATYVAGANTALEQLAEARESGNLANVNKLEKDLAFNLGGHVNHSIFWTNLSPNGGGQPEGELKAAIDEYFGSFEKFQAHFTAAATGIQGSGWAVLSWDSIGSRLIIQQLFDQQSNTAQGTIPLFQLDMWEHAFYLDYLNVKADYVKAAWNIANWENVAQRFEVARQQTNGLLVLS; translated from the coding sequence ATGGCCACCTACACGCTCCCCGACCTTCCCTACGACTTCGCCGCTCTCGAGCCGCACATCAGCGGCAAGATCATGGAGCTGCACCATGACAAGCACCACGCGACGTACGTCGCGGGCGCCAACACCGCTCTGGAGCAGCTTGCCGAGGCCCGCGAGAGCGGCAACCTCGCGAACGTGAACAAGCTCGAGAAGGACCTCGCCTTCAACCTCGGCGGGCACGTCAACCACTCGATCTTCTGGACCAACCTGTCGCCGAACGGCGGCGGTCAGCCCGAGGGCGAGCTCAAGGCGGCCATCGACGAGTACTTCGGTTCGTTCGAGAAGTTCCAGGCGCACTTCACCGCCGCCGCGACCGGGATCCAGGGCTCCGGCTGGGCGGTGCTGAGCTGGGACTCGATCGGCTCGCGCCTCATCATCCAGCAGCTCTTCGACCAGCAGTCGAACACCGCGCAGGGCACCATTCCGCTGTTCCAGCTCGACATGTGGGAGCACGCCTTCTACCTGGACTACCTCAACGTGAAGGCCGACTACGTCAAGGCCGCGTGGAACATCGCCAACTGGGAGAACGTCGCCCAGCGCTTCGAGGTCGCCCGTCAGCAGACGAACGGCCTGCTGGTACTGTCGTAA